The nucleotide window AAGATGAGAAGTGATAAGGAGAAGGCAGCTTTTTTcaaacaaggaaagaaacataTGCATTATTCCAACTCTACCTAAATTATACACAACTGCTTTGGACCAAAGTAATTTGACATTAATAAGTATTAAATcacagtagatttttttttttctgtatgagagaaaaaaaaccaaaaaaaaccaaagctgaCACCTGATTTATGCTCAAACTGTTAGGTCTAAATAGATCTACATCACATAAGATGACTACACAAAAGTGTGTATCTCTAATAGCTGATGCTGCCATGGAACAGAAttatcttcctttcttttccaaatcATTTTTTCTCATTCAAGAATTTGATCTTTTAAACCCACATGTTCACAATTCCAAGGTTACTCAAAAGAAGTATTCAAATGACTAGGGAATTATTCTATCTACAGCATTCCAAAAGCCCCTTTAGTGCCTTGCCCCAAGTGTTCCCTAGGAGATGAATGCCCTGTTGCTCTACTATTTCTGTCACTGAGGAAACTGCTGCTCTTACTGCAGTTGTGCAAGTCAGTGCTGCCCACATTTGCTCTGTAAAAGCAAAAGACAGGATTTCTGACTTTGTGAGGGGGTGACATTATGAAAGGACAGttgaagaaaaccagaaatttcaGGAGTAGTGTATCAGAGAACTGGGCAAGCTTCAAGAGATTACAGTGTTGAACAGCAAGAGATGATAGGAAATAATACAGATCCAAGGCAGCATGAAAAAGGTGGGGAGCTGCAAGGGCACAGAGAGCTTTCCCGGAATCCTGAGGAATGCCAGCTCTTTGGATTTCCTGTGGTAAGTTTCTGGAAGATCTGCTATAGCAAATTCCTCCTGAAACATCACAATGCATGGAATCCATTTTCCAGTTTCTTCTCTGCAAATTGAGTGAAGTTTAAAGGACAGAGAAATTAACATACAAATAACATACCAGATAAATACAAAGTAAATCTTGCCATTTTAAGACTTACACATGCAGCAATTTCAACAGCAGAGTCAGCGTTGGTTGCAAAAAACACTATTGTTGCTAACAGAAAACAGGCCCCTATGAGTGGCACAGcccaaaaattctgaaaatatataaaaaaaaccatATATCATTTAACTGTAGATAGGTTACCTAAAAAGAACAAACATAACAGCTGAGTTAACCTGCCTGTGAATTTATGTTTTGATACTTTGATGCTAGTGGAAGcttcagaaaatacattttacaacTGTATTCTAAATGACATTCAACATTATCAGCTATTTAAAGGAGTCTGCcctgtttttgtatttttaaaatatttaattaatttcatctAACCTTTTTTCACCATCAAATTCAAGCTCAGGACAACTATGGTAACTTTATTCCTTATGTAAAACATTTAAGCAATCAGAAAACTGTAAGTAAACGTGCTCATTCAAACCTTTTACTACACTCCCTTATCTGTACCCTCACATAAAGACACTACTGTTTGTTCTGAAGGTACATAGGAAGGGACACTTGTGAGATGGTATAATGCTCCTGATGACTTTACAGAGCAACTTTCTCCCACTGCTGGATCTTCTGAAGTATAAAGCCATAAACTGTAATGAGTTATGATTATTGCCAAAAAGGAGATAGGgtaaactttttaaatttttgtttttattgcaaGCATCATGCTGGTAGTAAACTATATTCCATACGTATACAGATCTGTGATGGCTATGCTGTAGTATTAGTACCATTAATGTACTAATGTACATTAATGGAAAGACTTTTCCACACAAGTCCTAAAATCCTGCAGGTAGCCAGCTTTGAAAAAGATACCAGTATAAACTCTCAAAGTTGGTTCATTTTTAAACTATAAGATACTTTAATCTACCTTTTacatggagaagaaaaggagattCATTTTGCATAGGCTTTTTACTCCACAGCAGACTTTATGCACTTAGAAaaaatggtttgttttttaaaaaaaagttttcttaccAGTTTCTGCACTTTATCTTCCCCCAGTGATTCATACAAATTAGTGCAATACACATACAGAATCAGGAGGCTCAGAAGAAAGGCACTGCAGCTTGTGAATTCAAAGAAGTAAAGTCCACTACAAGTGATGCAATAGTCCACAATTTCTTCACAAACAACAgccacaaaagagaaaatctgCAAACAAATAACATGCTTGAATTGGATCAAGTCTCTAACATCTTCAACAAACAGACACCTCTGATATGAACATTAATAAGCTAGCTGTGACAAAAATTCTCAATCTACAAAAAATTTCAAGCTCTGCACTATATTCATACAGACAGAAATAATTATACAATGACATGGTTTACACTTGGCTGTTAAGGTGGTCCATAAAATACACTCAGGTAAGCTGAGCACACAGCAAAAAACAGAGGCTTCTTGATTAGACAGACAAGATTCCTGCTTTGTGGGTTTGTGCAACTGCCAGTTTGAAGCAGAAGGGAGAATACACATCCtgcaaaatgctgctgcttaCTACATACAGCTGCAATCAGTTCTGAATGTATTTGGGTTCAGGGCAGTGGGGGAAACTGGACAGCCCTGAAACAATCAGCTACCTCCCTAAAAGTTCACAGCTGATGTTACCTCACTTGATAAAGCTTCAGAGAAAGTCCATGAACCCAACACTCACATGCTTGTGACCCAGTAATGATGGAAGCTCCACTGCTCTTGTAGGAACTGAAAGTTTACACTATGTTCAAGCTATGCAGGAAATGTTTAATTCATGCAGAGGTTTATCTTCACCTTCCTGCCACAGTGTGTTTTGAGAAAAGAATGTAACTTACTTCCTATACAGTCACCATATCCCTGCTGGTGGATTTTCTACTGTTTTATTGCACAATAAAGAATATTGCTTTATTTAACTGTTCACTTATTTTGGCCACTTCTTGCTAGTTTCCTTCATCCCATAAATAGCATTACTTCCTTCATCCCATGGCATAGCTTCAGAGATCTTCGCAGTAAGGAGTTCACCAAATTGAAACAAAACCATGAGCAGGAATCAGCCTGGATCATAAAATTGAGACTGATATGAGAATGATGATCATATTTTTAGTAAGAGTATGTGGGCAATGAAGAGGTCAAcagttctttgtttttaaaaaaaaaattaaatttaagatTCAGAATTTCAGAATTGTTCTTGGAAAATAACCAACAGTTTTTGGTTTCAGTTTTCTCACAGtaaaaacaagaacaacaaTTTAGCAGTAGGAAGTGTAAATTCCCCTTACTAAGCCAGGTCTCAGAAGAGAACTTCAGAGAACCACGTTTTGGAAATGCAACAATATAAAGTAAACAGGAGCTCAGAAAGAATGGGAGCTGGGAAACATCAATATTACTATCAGGCCTCCACATGCTTCCTTTCTCTCCCACAGTGGCTGGCAACACAAACTTCTCAGCAGCCCTTGCACCTAAACCACTGAACTACAGTGTCAGACTGGGAATGTTTTAAACTCTGACTTTACAGTTTttatggtttgggttttttgggttttttggttttttttttttttgcatttctaaacTTGAGCTTATAGCTGCATCCAATGACTTtcaatttcacatttttcaccAGGTCAGCTGTGAGATAGCACTGTACATAAAAACTTATCTTGTTTTATAAGCACTGGAAACAGCAAGTCATCACTTTCACCTTAGGttgaaacagaacagaaataaaataaacctgTCCTTAAAAGAAAGTATATGTCCAGATAGCCATATGGTCTAAATAGATGAAAAAAGCTTCTCCACTGAGTGTACAAAcaagctgaaataaaatcccACTCAAAGAGCAGTTATAAAGGGTTCAGTGTCAAATAATTGAGATTTACCAAGTAGATTCCTGTGTGGGACTTGTCCAAGTCAACATTcgatttttttattaataatttgaGTAATAAAATAGGGtacatcaattaaaaaaaaaaaaagttggctTGAAGAACTTTCAGTAAGTGCTTTGATTCAGTAAATGTATCAGCAGCACATTTATGAGACGCCAGAGAGCTCTGCTTGGGTTTCTTAACTTGCTGTTTGATATCACgatcaggaaaaaaagggattcCTCTGTTGTCCTACTACCACCAAAAAAGTTTAAATACCAAAAGTATTGCTGGAAAAGCAgttgttttggatttttaaattttgttatcAGTACTGTCTGTATGTACATCAGAAATTAAACATATTCGTCTGTCTCGTACCagtaagaaattattaattgaTACTGACATTACTGTTGGAAGTTTCTAAACAAATGCCAATTTTATAAAGAAGATTTAACAAGTGAACTGCTACAAAAGAATTTAACAAACTAATTGCTACAAAAATAGAGCACATCAATTAACTTGCCAACAATCCTGTGAAGATGCTCAGCAGTGGGATTTCCAGTACAAAATCTCCTAGTTCAGATGGGTGCACATATTAATTCTCTATTAAGTCTACACAATTCAGGCTGCTACAGGACATTAACAGCTCAAAAAGGAGCTGATTTTTAAGCCTGAATTAcaattttcctttccagctAGGGCATTTTGACTCAAGTTAAACAATAGTTGATGACaacttgtcctgctttaggtAAGAATTAGCTTCTACCTCAATCTTGGCACAATACACACTGTGCCCTTTACCTTAGTGCTGAATTTGAACCAGTCATGGAGACTAACAAAAACATTCCAcctattaaaaaatacaaacaaacaaaacaacaacatcATAGAAACCTGTGCAATAACATGCCTCCCAGCATCCTTTTGGCACTCAAATTTGTGACTTCTAGCAGTGacattttccttgttttatttGCTCAAAAGAACTGGCTTCGGTTACAGTATATGCTATTATTCATCTGAAGGAAAGTATTTCTTAGGTCTAGAAGCCAGTTTTCTGCAGATGAATTCAGAGTGTTTTATAAAACCCTTGATCACCTCTGCAATGAACAGAGCCCACTTTCTGATAGCAACACCCTGTTTAGCAGTCCACACAAGCAATTATCAGGGCATAATCCCAGTAACAACCACTGTTGTAACACAAAGCCAGAAGTTAATGACCATCACCGACATTTCCAAAAATCAACACCTTCCCGGAACAGGAACCTTCTTACTGCAGGGACGGAGGCTTCCACCTTCAGGACTTTCCGAAGCTTGTTTAAAGTGTTTTGACCCAGACCTCAAGATCTCTGCCTTTTGATAAAGGTTacaaaaaagaaggggaaaatgtTGGAAATTAGGAGGGTGAATAACTATAActccattttgtttttcctctcacTGACTAATAGGATCAGGCCATAAACTGCTACTTATTTAAGAACATGTGAAGCAGCTATTCATCCTGTTTAGGATAatgataatttttcctttttttctgcttagaaagcatttaaaataattaaacagcTTAAGGCTTTGGTAAAACAGTAAATTTGCCTACATAATCACTCATTTTATTTTAGTCAATTAACCTGTTTGTATAAACATTCTGCTTGTCAGGGAGCAGAACCCAGCAGATATTGCTTTATTAATCTCCAGCAGATGAATTAGAAGTTTATGTcccattttatttgtttaatgcATTCTTAGgtgtaattttttaaagcactcttagaaaagtttatttttggCAGTGTTACCACTTTATGAACACTAAGGAATATAACATTTCTGGTTGAAGGTTTTGACTGTGTGTGAGATGAAGCTTAAAACCCAAATGTCCTCTTTTCTGCGATGGTGAAGTTACCGAGAAAGGGTTGGAAATCACCTACAATTCCTGTAAGCATGACACATCTGACTGAAATGCCACTGTGTTGGCTGCAAAATGCAGGCTGACACACATTTGCAATCAGCCACCCTTTACCACCACACGTTTCACTCATTCCCTGCTAGTAAGTACATAAGGATGCTCCTCACATCCTTATCAGCAGTCACACTGGTACATTTTGGAAGAGCTTGTCACCAAACACTGAACAGAACCTTGCACCAGAAGCCCAACTGCTTGATTCAGAAACTCAGAAAGAACAATTTGtataaaaggcagaaaataagcCTTTTATTTCCTGGTGGGCCCAGGGCTGCCTGACATGATGTCTCATGTAATGGGACATCACGATTACAGGTTTCTGGTGCAATTTTCTACCACAAATCATGGAAGAAATAGGCTCCTTAAGTTTAGTATGGACAGCACAAACTGACAGGCTTAGAATGGGCTGTAGGAGCAGCAAGAGAGGAAGGTCTGGAGCTCATAACCCAGCAATGCCCTTCCCAGTTCTACTGCCCTATGGTGAGGTTCAAGCAAAGGCTTCTTACTCCTGTTTTCATCCAACCCGGccctcagaaaaaaacactaCATTTCCTGCGAGGCTTCCCTCTGATTTTGAGCCGGGGCGGGTGGTGTTTAAGGCCAGCAGGTAGCTGGACCACGGCTGCAGCACCGAGCCTTGGGCACACGACGCCGGCACCATCCGATGTCAGTACCTACTCCTGCAACTCGGGAATGAGGCAGAAACACTCCCACCGCTTCCCCACAATACACCCCTTTGAACCAGCATTATAAGGCACCACGCCAGCTTTCCATCTGAGTTACAGGTCTGCACAACTTCAGTGACCCCATGGCACGCCACAAGCCAGGACACCTTCCCGGCGGAGCCAGCCCTTTCCGACCGGCAGAATCCACTCCCTCGAAGCCTGTGTGCGGCCATCTCCCCAGCCTGCTGCGGATCACCGAGGAGCTATTTTTTAAGCGGCAGGGGACCTCGTAAAGACGAAGATCCTCACAACACGCTCGTTTCCATCCCAGAGCGGGGCACCTCCACCCCCGGGAGACTGCAGGTCTCTTCCCGGCCCGGGGCGGTCATCCTGCCGGCGGCGCTCCCTCCGCGGGAGCCCCGGCAGGGGGGCACTCACCGTCTGGACCACCTTGACCGGCAGCCGCCACCCCCGCAGGTGCCGCAGGGTGCAGCCGAAGGGGGGGCGGCGGGCCGCCTTCGCCTCCGGTTCCGTGGTCTCGTTGTAGACTGCGCCGTTCTCCatggccgggccgggccgccgcCGGCCAGGTGGAAAAAAACGAAAGAAAAAGGGCGGCAGGCGGGACGTCTTTGCCTCCGGTGCCCTGGTCTTTTTGAAGGCGGAGGCGCTCTCCCTGGGCGGGTCGGGCCGCCGGCTCCCAGCTGGAAAAAACCGCGAGAAGAAGGGCGGCAGTCGGCGGGACGCCTCCGGTTCCGGGGTCGCGTTGTAGGCGGAGACATTCCCTCtgggcgggccgggccgccgGCTGCCATCTGGGAAAAACTGCAAGGGAGAGGGCGGCAGTCGGCGGGACGCCTCCGGTGCCCTGCTCTCATTGTTGGCGGAGGCGTTTTCCCGGGACGGGCCGGGCCGCCgattcccagctggaaaaaaCCGCGAGAAAAAGGCCGGCAGTCGGCGGGACGCCTCCGGTTCCGTGGTCTTGTGGGCGGCGCGGTTCTCCATGGCCGGGCAGCCGGCTGTCAGCTGGGAAAAACCGAAAGCAAAAGGGCGGCAGGCGGGCGGGCCGGGAGGGGAAGGGCGAGAGCCCCGGGGAGCCCGGGGGCCCCGGGGGCTGCGGTTGCACGGCCGTTGGTCCCGGCGGCACCGGGGCGCTCCCCctggcggccgcgggcgggaGCGTGAGGGACGGCGCGGACCGCGGGGCCGCCTCAGGCCCGGGCTGGGCTCAGTTCGCCAGCCGGGGCCTGGCAAGTAAAGTTTATGCGAGTATTCACTTGTCACACGAGATTACGGTATCAAAAGAGGGGTTTAAGCCAAAGCTTTCCCTGGTTACATTCACGTaatcaattaggttggaaaaacccTCTGAGATCATTGAATCCAGCCTGCGTGcaccagaccatggcactgagtacTGGGTCCAGTCTTGCATTAAACACCTGAAGGGATGGTGACTgtcacctccttgggcagcccattccagtgtCTAATCActctgtgaagaaatttctccttatgtccaacctaaacctcctctggttGCTGCTTGAGGCtatgtcctcttgtcctgtcatgAGTTGTCTAAGAGATGATCCCGACTCCCATCgtgctacaacctcctttcaggcagttctAGATATCAGTAAGGTCACCTCTgaacttccttttctccaggcggAACAACCCAAGCtgcctcagctgttcctcacaggacttgtgctccagagccttcaccagctcagctgcccttctctgggcttgttccagcacctcagtgtcttcCCTGAACTGAGAGGCCCcgaactggacacagcactcaaggtgtggcctcaccagtgctgagtacaggagAAGAATCATTGTCTTTGAAGATATTCCTTGTTGTCAATGAGAGAAAACACTCATATCACCAAACCTCCTCTAACATACTCCCATACCTTTGCCCAGGTCAGCTTTTGTTGCCTACTAAGAGTAGATCGAACCTTTTATGTGTAAGCAAAGGTGTGTTATGTTTGCTTCTATATTATTGATGTATTGCCCACAGAGTTATTACGGTCATTTGTAGTCAAGTTCAGTGATACTTGTTTAAATTCAAGGAAATGGAAGATTGCTACAGGTTGAAAAAGAGGGGATTTGCTTGCTTAACATTAGCTGTATAGGAAGATATTCCCTGCTTAGGGAACAGGTCAGGCTGTTTTGATACTGCTTCTCTTTGGGAAATGCACAGTGCAGTGGGAACGTGTGTGCTACAGAGCCCCATGAGGCTGGGGCTACTTTTGGCTCTGCCAGGACACCCCCTTTACCAGGCAGATGCAGAAGTATGGGCCAGACCAAAGCAGCTGAAGTTATTTCTGGTACCATTCAGGCAGGACAGAATCTAGAATGAAAGAGGTGATGTTACCGTTGAGCCAAGATTGAACTACATAATCTGTCATGATGGACAAGATTAATTAGTTTAGAGTAATGTAATGGCTGTGACAGCACAGTTAAGAGCAGGCACAGTGATTTTCCGTGGTTGAAAGAGTGTATAGATCTATCTTATATACCTCTCTATATATATCTAAATATATCTATTTTGTAGTGTGTATAAATAGGCCACGCTCCCCGCTGAGTGTGTACCAGCAGGCCGTGTGCCTTCTCCTGGTAAGAAAACACTGTCCAGGGGAATCCACAGTTTCCCTAGGCAGGATCATACAGACCTGTCACTGCCAAAAACAATGTTTGGCTGCAGGAATTGGCTTGAGAGGCAAATGAGTAGGGCAAGTCCTGTGATTCCCAAGGCTTAGGCGTTTCCGCTAAAACAAATGAGGTTATCACCATGGGTGTGCCCCAGCTTCTGCCTGGGATTAGGGTGAGTGTAATATGGCTCTGTTGGCAGCATCCCAGACTACAGGACTGAGCAGGTAGGTGTAGTCAGGAACACTTGCTGTTACCACTTATAAGTTCCCAGCGCCTTCACTACATTTTTTCACACTAGTACATTATAAATTAGATTACATTTTAGAAGCTGGCATCTCTCTTCTGAAGGAAATTTCCTTcgtgttttcttttcttccttcacaATATTTCACAACTGGCTGAAGAACTCAAAGCCACAAAGCGTGTGTCTAGGATATAATGTGGTCTGACAGAGACAGGACTTAACCAAGATAGAAGCAGTTGTACAGTCTTTTAAGATGTTCAGCAGCATCTAAGGCTTCCCTTATGAGTCTTTAGAATGCTTTCATGCAGCATTGCTAGATTATGAATACAGATGTTAGTACTGAAGACAATTGTCTTGAGGACATACTGCTTTTCAAGGAGccacagaaacacaaaacaagACTACAAAAGATAAAATAGATGATGATCTCTTTCCAGTTTCTACTGTCTTTAAGCTGGTTTTCCCATTCAGGCCCTCTCCAGGAAATACATATCAATGATGCATGAATGATAAAGATTAGCTTGCCATTTAAAGCCTAACTTATTGAGgcaagtttatttatttttttataagagGCTAAGGAAAAGCAAAACTACAGCAAAGCTAGGGAACTGTAAGGTCATGTGACAGAGAAGGAATGAAAACTGGACAACAACATAGGAGTTGATATCTTGAAAATGCTTAAAGAATTACATTATGCTGTTCTTCACAGAGGTACAGCAGGTGTTCTTCACCCTTTTTATCACACTAACTTTCCAGTACAGTAATTTGCCTTTAAAGAAGTAATTAAAACAACATTTACTGTAATTAACAATAGGGTTTAATGCAAATAACAGTAACTGACTGACTGTGATGTGATGGAAATTCCATTCCAGGTATACAgctattaatttccttttagtTATGTGCTACACCTGAcagttttccagaaaaataagtcttcctTACCCTGCCACAGCCTCTGCTGGACCGGCAGGCGCAGAGCTAAAGGCAGGACATGGTGGCAGAGAAGCAACCTCATGGTTAGATGCTGAGCTGTGGTAACATCTCCAGTCAGCCAGGCACAGAGAGAGACATCAGTGGAAGCAGATTAGTGATGAGTGACCTAGTTTTCTCCCTCATTACATCTCCTCCAAGACACCCTCCATACTGACCAAAAAGCAATACCAATGGAGAAAGCCCCCTCACTAGAGGAGATGGCAAGTGTACACACTATAGCTGTATTACAGTTGCCACTTCTTGCCCCCatgttgaaataatttcaaaaactGTAACTGGAGTCCCTTGAAGCAGTTGAGTAAATGCCAGCTACTGCAATAAGGGGGCTTCAGGACACAGCTGCATTGCTGTTTTCATCAAGTGAGCCCCAGTGGCTCTTTGGCatgctctgtgtgctgtgttaCAATGCAACACTAAAGCCTGAGTCCCTCGCACTCAGAATTGGCAGCACTGGCCTCACGAATTCATGTTCTCCTTTTCTCACTTTCAAAAATGCagttatggggttttttgcttttcttgcagaaggcaaggaaaagaaagtagaaaaatgggaaagcagcTTGGAAGCACAAACCACTGAAAGAGACAGACTTAGTTTCactggaagaggaaaaggaagaagtgTGTGTTACTGTACAATTCAGGGAGCTTCACTGAAGACAGCCTGTCTGAGGCATGACTCCCTCCTTCATTTTAGTGTTCTCACATGGGCATCTCAACATATTCTGTTCAAGACTATCCCCATGTATTACATGAAGTAAACACAGGATGATTAGCTAGCAAATGGAATATTCCAAGTACTGCAAAAATGAGCTCAGAGAAAACTTGAATGTGTTGCATCTGCTGAACTTTCTTTAGCTCCTGAGGCTCTATTTTTGTGCTCAGTATTGCAACTGAACTTCACAAACCGTGACACCACACTAAACAGGCTTGAATGTGTGATTTTTAAACAGCTGAAGATGAAGAATTAGCATTTTTAACACTATTACTAAGTATCCCTTATGGCACTAGAGATGAAATCCCACACTTTCCAAATGCAAGCTTCGGCCAACTCTTCTCAGTGGTTTTCTGCATGCATCTGCATGGCACAGAGAAGCATTAAGCCATGAGGTATTTGATAGGCAACAGTTCTGCTGCAGGTGTCCCACTGCAAACTTTGCTCCCCAAGAAGAGACTGCAGCTCAACAGGCAGAAATTCTTGCATTTCAGAAGTATCACTAGAAATGTAAGGTGAATATAGTAGCTAATCCATAAAACCTAAAAGCCATGTGCACATAACAGAGATTGccattttcagctgaaaaatatgACCTGCCTGGAAATAAACTTTTAGTCAAAAATTTCAAGATTAAAATTTGCAGAGTAGCTTTATTAGAACCAGTATATTCAAAAGAACTGACGTGGGAACAGGgtagagaaggaggaagagaagattTACAAAATTCCCCTGAAACAGTTTCGTTTCAGTCTAATCAGCAACTTGTCTACATTGAAGTAGCCCTGAAAGTCTAAAGGAATTTAGTTGTTTTATATTGTAGCATTTTTTCAGTGTTCATactgcaaataattttaaaagtattgtTATTAAAATTGTGCCCTGTTTTTGTTGCATCATCTCTTTGCTTTCCGCATCTTATGTGCTAGTCTGAAACTTTTGTACCCAACAGCACTAAAGGCACAGAAGGGTGATTGAAAgcaaaattaatgtaatttgtAATGTCACTATTTCAAAAATTGGGGTAATCCCAAACCTAACCCCTCCCCAGCCTAGAACAAGAAAGTATTCTTGCCAAATTAGCTTCAGTGTTTCACCCAATTTATTTAGTTTGGTGCTTGACTTGATGGTGAAAGAAGAACAGGGAGCAGAGTTTACTAGCACTACTTTTTATGAAAAGGGACGTCTGTCACAGAGATTAATTTTGCATGATAGTTGTGGTGAATCCCATCTTAATTGTCTGCTCTCACCAAAGCAGTAGCTGGGGGAACTGCAGCTCAAGAGGATAAACAACCAGCCCAGGAGCCTTGGTCTCTTCAGAGGGAAACAAGAAGCCAAAGACATCAGATTACACAGAAATATTCTCAGGTGTTTTCCTTTGGTGGTAAATTTTCCCCCCAGACAGCATAAGCAGGCTGCAGATAGGAAGTGACAGCATTAAGAGAATTTGAAAGAGGTAAGCAGGCTACTTTAGTCTTTTAGAATGAAAAGACGTGGTAGGGGACAGTCTTTGTGTCAATATGCATTtgtaaataataattgaaaaatcaaaacaatcaCAAACCTCCAAACTTACAGGGGCTTAGGGAAAAACATATTTAGAAGCTTCAAATACAGAGAAGTGACATCTGTTTTGAGAACTGAAACTATAATGAGTAATTTGTAAGGttttcccctgtcccagcctcCCCAAGTAAGGGCACCTGGTGTAATAGCTATTAATGCATTATATGGCCAGTTTTGCAGCTTCATAAAGGGTTTTGTGCTTTGACAGGTGCTCAAATGAACTAA belongs to Taeniopygia guttata chromosome 2, bTaeGut7.mat, whole genome shotgun sequence and includes:
- the CMTM6 gene encoding CKLF-like MARVEL transmembrane domain-containing protein 6 is translated as MENRAAHKTTEPEASRRLPAFFSRFFPAGNRRPGPSRENASANNESRAPEASRRLPPSPLQFFPDGSRRPGPPRGNVSAYNATPEPEASRRLPPFFSRFFPAGSRRPDPPRESASAFKKTRAPEAKTSRLPPFFFRFFPPGRRRPGPAMENGAVYNETTEPEAKAARRPPFGCTLRHLRGWRLPVKVVQTIFSFVAVVCEEIVDYCITCSGLYFFEFTSCSAFLLSLLILYVYCTNLYESLGEDKVQKLNFWAVPLIGACFLLATIVFFATNADSAVEIAACVFGCFASFAFAAEFGTEIYLKRKQNIGGRPENPGNTPSATENQPLNKRS